One Cuculus canorus isolate bCucCan1 chromosome 1, bCucCan1.pri, whole genome shotgun sequence DNA segment encodes these proteins:
- the GPR83 gene encoding G-protein coupled receptor 83 gives MLSFFVWLSLLDLVDAFVTPEKLPLNGSLEEPFVIPNTSLFFSWDNDSLADWQNFVGRSRYGAESQSIMVKALLIMAYSFIIVFSLFGNVLVCHVVIKTKRIHSATSLFIVNLAIADIMITLLNTPFTLAHFVNSTWIFGKGMCHVSRFAQYCSLHVSALTLTAIAVDRHQVIMHPLKPRISTAKGVIYISVIWIMATCFSLPHAIYQKLFVFEYSEEVTRCLCLPDFPEPADLFWKYLDLTTFILLYVLPLLIISAAYVTVAKKLWLRNVIGDVTTEQYFALRRKNKKTIKMLMLVVILFAVCWFPLNCYVVLLSSQIIHTNNALYFAFHWFAMSSTCYNPFIYCWLNDSFRSELKALISVCKKPPRPVEHRLPSTVPSYQLAWPENDNFKRLQVSHVLPSASNIHSGKTDISAVEPIVAVS, from the exons ATGTTGTCCTTTTTTGTCTGGCTATCCCTCCTCGACTTGGTTGATGCCTTTGTGACCCCAGAAAAGTTGCCCCTCAATGGGAGTCTGGAGGAGCCTTTTGTAATCCCGAACACTTcgcttttcttttcctgggatAATGACAGCCTGGCTGACTGGCAGAACTTTGTGGGCAGGAGCCGGTACGGAGCAGAGTCACAGAGCATCATGGTGAAAGCCCTGCTCATCATGGCATACTCCTTCATCATTGTCTTCTCCCTCTTTGGCAACGTCCTGGTCTGTCACGTTGTCATCAAGACCAAGCGCATACACTCCGCCACCAGCTTGTTCATTGTGAACCTGGCTATAGCCGATATCATGATCACGCTCCTCAACACGCCTTTTACACTG GCTCATTTTGTGAACAGTACCTGGATATTTGGGAAGGGGATGTGCCACGTCAGTAGGTTTGCACAGTACTGCTCGCTCCACGTCTCTGCCTTGACCCTCACAGCCATTGCTGTGGACAGGCACCAG GTTATAATGCACCCGCTGAAACCTCGCATATCTACTGCAAAAGGTGTTATCTACATCTCAGTAATTTGGATCATGGCAACTTGTTTTTCCCTACCACATGCTATCTACCAAAAACTCTTTGTTTTTGAATATAG TGAGGAGGTTACCCGATGCCTGTGTCTGCCAGATTTCCCTGAGCCTGCTGATCTCTTTTGGAAGTACCTCGATTTAACAACCTTCATTTTGCTCTATGTCCTGCCCCTTCTGATCATTTCTGCTGCCTACGTGACAGTGGCCAAGAAACTCTGGCTGCGCAATGTCATTGGGGACGTCACCACTGAACAGTACTTCGCCCTTCGCAGAAAGAATAAGAAGACCATAAAGATGCTGATGCTTGTTGTCATCCTCTTTGCAGTCTGCTGGTTTCCCTTAAATTGCTATGTTGTCCTCCTGTCCAGCCAGATCATCCACACCAACAATGCGCTCTACTTCGCTTTTCACTGGTTCGCAATGAGCAGCACCTGCTACAACCCCTTCATCTACTGTTGGCTCAATGACAGCTTCCGATCGGAACTGAAGGCTTTGATCAGCGTGTGCAAAAAACCTCCCAGACCTGTAGAACATAGGCTGCCCTCCACAGTCCCATCCTACCAACTGGCCTGGCCAGAAAATGACAACTTCAAGAGGTTGCAGGTCTCCCATGTCCTTCCATCAGCCTCCAACATCCATTCAGGAAAGACAGACATCTCTGCAGTTGAGCCAATAGTAGCTGTGAGCTAA